In one Sphingobacterium daejeonense genomic region, the following are encoded:
- a CDS encoding TonB-dependent receptor plug domain-containing protein produces MHTKTSGRIAGAQVTQVNGRPGQGMAVRIRGAASMNAGNTPLYVVDGQAITGDINNINPDEIESFSVLKDASATALYGSRAANGVVLITTKKGKSEGVMVDFNTYYGAQYLPNRGRPDVMNATEFAQWQKMFYEDKIKYEKWVLPATGKAEIPDDYKNPEQYGEGTDWFDVLFDPGAPIQNYSLSVLGNSEKVSVGVTAGYFNQKGILLNTGYQRYSFRANTEYRPNKRVTLGFNVAPSLQLDHNTLINTDGQRQVIDGAFITSPISPAINADGSLPLTTNTYGMFANPNWFKSFTRETR; encoded by the coding sequence ATTCACACAAAAACTTCAGGCCGAATAGCAGGTGCTCAGGTTACTCAAGTAAATGGTAGACCAGGACAGGGTATGGCTGTGAGAATTCGTGGTGCAGCCTCTATGAACGCCGGTAATACCCCTTTGTATGTTGTGGATGGACAAGCTATTACTGGGGATATCAACAATATCAACCCAGATGAAATCGAGTCTTTTTCAGTATTAAAAGATGCTTCTGCAACCGCATTATATGGTTCAAGAGCAGCTAATGGAGTGGTTCTTATCACAACCAAAAAAGGTAAATCAGAAGGGGTGATGGTAGATTTTAATACCTATTACGGAGCACAATACCTTCCAAATCGAGGTAGACCTGATGTTATGAATGCAACGGAGTTTGCGCAATGGCAAAAAATGTTCTACGAAGATAAAATCAAATATGAGAAATGGGTTCTTCCCGCAACTGGAAAAGCTGAAATCCCTGATGACTACAAAAATCCAGAACAATACGGTGAAGGAACCGATTGGTTTGATGTTTTATTCGATCCAGGAGCACCTATTCAAAATTATTCACTATCTGTTTTGGGAAATAGTGAAAAGGTAAGTGTGGGCGTTACTGCCGGATATTTCAACCAAAAAGGTATTTTGTTGAACACGGGTTACCAAAGATATTCATTCCGTGCTAATACAGAATATAGACCGAACAAAAGGGTGACTTTAGGCTTTAATGTGGCTCCATCTCTTCAATTAGATCACAATACATTGATCAATACAGATGGACAACGCCAGGTAATTGATGGTGCATTTATTACTAGTCCAATTTCTCCAGCTATAAACGCTGATGGATCATTGCCATTGACTACAAATACGTATGGTATGTTTGCTAATCCTAACTGGTTTAAGAGTTTTACAAGAGAAACAAGATAA
- a CDS encoding RagB/SusD family nutrient uptake outer membrane protein, which yields MKLRYILFATALAFTSCSDDFLNLTPDSELSANDFFETEEQFNQALSGVYAVLRSTVWESGFLMGEMRSDNTHYDYYAPDRGIHIVRRENIDDILDDSQNQWTNGYFNTCYAGIARANTIIDRIAEASIDETAKNRILGETKFLRAYFYFNLVRYFGEVPLYLTEVKKEDDAFLAKSSVEDVYKVIIEDAKDAIAKLENPKFPQNGRVSKGSASTLLAEIYMTRKDFTNALPLLKSVTTMGYSLLPVYSSIFETSNKNNAESIFEIQFMMGDQGQQSMFSYWFIPKSNNVELITGVVSNTLNYGGFNVPTDDMMRAYENGDTRKNASIGIAEGVIGSDGSFVIQSVKTKRRICDPSRKNLQAVY from the coding sequence ATGAAACTTAGATATATTTTATTCGCTACTGCGCTGGCATTTACATCATGTTCAGATGACTTCTTAAATCTTACTCCGGATTCTGAATTAAGTGCAAACGATTTTTTTGAAACTGAAGAACAGTTTAACCAGGCATTATCTGGAGTATATGCTGTGTTGAGAAGCACAGTCTGGGAAAGTGGTTTTTTAATGGGTGAAATGCGTTCTGATAATACCCATTACGATTACTACGCTCCTGATAGGGGTATTCATATTGTAAGAAGGGAAAACATTGATGATATCTTAGATGATTCCCAGAATCAATGGACGAATGGTTATTTTAACACTTGCTATGCAGGAATAGCACGTGCAAATACCATTATTGACCGGATTGCCGAAGCTAGTATTGATGAAACCGCTAAGAACAGGATTCTTGGTGAAACCAAGTTTTTAAGAGCATATTTTTATTTTAACCTTGTTCGCTATTTCGGAGAAGTCCCACTCTATTTAACAGAAGTGAAAAAAGAGGATGATGCTTTTTTGGCGAAATCATCTGTTGAAGATGTTTATAAAGTAATTATTGAGGATGCTAAAGACGCAATAGCGAAATTAGAAAATCCCAAATTTCCCCAAAATGGAAGGGTTAGCAAAGGTTCTGCAAGCACTCTGTTGGCAGAAATCTATATGACGAGAAAGGATTTTACAAATGCATTGCCTCTTTTAAAATCTGTAACAACAATGGGTTATTCATTGTTGCCAGTCTACTCAAGCATTTTTGAGACCAGCAATAAAAACAACGCTGAGTCAATCTTTGAAATTCAATTTATGATGGGCGACCAAGGTCAACAAAGTATGTTTTCATATTGGTTCATTCCAAAATCAAATAATGTAGAATTGATCACTGGAGTAGTATCAAACACGCTAAACTATGGTGGATTCAATGTGCCTACAGATGATATGATGCGTGCTTATGAAAACGGTGATACAAGAAAAAATGCTTCCATTGGTATTGCGGAGGGTGTAATCGGAAGTGACGGAAGTTTTGTTATTCAATCTGTAAAAACAAAGCGCAGGATATGTGACCCCAGCCGGAAAAATCTCCAAGCCGTTTATTAA
- a CDS encoding DUF72 domain-containing protein, translating to MKFGKVEDPSQIDFSLPVTPKETIQFLNQYKSEEGFEINIGYPKWSKADLKGFYPRGTKDELRYYSEEFNSVEFNGTFYRSPSKEQVLIWKNRTSDDFKFCPKFTNSISHYSRLNNTDEKVAAFVDSTVLFEEKLGMGFIQMPENFRPKAFDRLEGFLNRFPKGYPLAFEVRHEEWYNDEQTLNKYLNLLKKTNTTNIIVDTPGRRDMLNFRLTTPVAFIRFVSSTDVIDKLRLSEWVTKIKEWKEVGLKQVYFFVHQKIDPETPFLSTDFVKELNVQLGCKLPIAQKKAL from the coding sequence ATGAAATTCGGAAAAGTAGAAGACCCAAGTCAAATAGATTTTTCTTTGCCTGTAACTCCAAAAGAAACTATTCAGTTCTTGAATCAATATAAAAGTGAAGAAGGTTTCGAAATAAATATTGGCTATCCCAAATGGTCTAAAGCTGACCTCAAAGGGTTCTATCCAAGAGGTACTAAAGACGAATTGCGCTATTACTCAGAAGAATTTAATTCCGTAGAATTCAATGGTACGTTTTACAGGTCTCCGAGTAAGGAGCAGGTTCTGATTTGGAAAAACAGAACTTCAGATGATTTTAAGTTTTGTCCTAAATTCACAAACAGTATCAGTCATTATTCCCGATTAAATAATACGGATGAAAAAGTTGCTGCATTTGTAGATTCAACGGTGTTATTTGAAGAAAAATTAGGCATGGGATTTATTCAAATGCCTGAAAACTTTAGACCTAAAGCATTTGACAGACTTGAAGGTTTCTTGAATAGATTTCCCAAAGGTTATCCTCTAGCATTTGAAGTAAGGCATGAGGAGTGGTACAATGACGAACAAACATTAAACAAATACCTTAATCTCTTAAAGAAAACGAATACCACGAACATCATTGTTGACACACCGGGTCGCCGAGATATGTTAAATTTCCGATTGACAACACCTGTTGCTTTTATTAGGTTTGTTTCTTCAACTGATGTAATCGATAAGCTTAGATTATCTGAATGGGTTACTAAAATAAAGGAATGGAAAGAAGTAGGTTTAAAGCAAGTTTATTTTTTTGTACACCAAAAGATTGACCCAGAAACGCCTTTTCTTTCTACTGATTTTGTAAAAGAACTGAATGTACAATTGGGATGCAAACTCCCAATAGCACAAAAAAAGGCGCTTTAA
- a CDS encoding family 43 glycosylhydrolase encodes MFIKDGKYYFMWSEGGWTGPDYKVAYAIADNPLGPFKRIGTILEKDPNVAKGAGHHSVIKIPNEEKYYIVYQQKTS; translated from the coding sequence ATGTTTATTAAAGATGGAAAATATTACTTCATGTGGTCAGAAGGTGGATGGACTGGTCCTGATTATAAAGTAGCTTATGCTATTGCCGACAATCCCCTGGGACCTTTTAAAAGAATAGGAACAATTCTAGAAAAAGACCCAAATGTTGCAAAAGGTGCTGGTCACCATTCTGTGATTAAAATCCCTAATGAGGAGAAATATTACATTGTCTACCAACAGAAGACCTCTTGA
- the ygiD gene encoding 4,5-DOPA-extradiol-dioxygenase gives MPLAGAAVKLKSLNKFIDGLNNTSNMPVLFLGHGSPMNAIEDNEFVQGFKNISKEIEKPTAILVISAHWETKGTFVTAMENPVTIHDFGGFPQELFDVQYPAPGSSELAAAVQDIVTSKDVHLDDKWGLDHGSWSVVKHLYPHADVPIIQMSIDYSMPASHHYALAKELAALRKKGVLIIGSGNNVHNLRMVSWKHLNTVGYAFDWAQEANEKMKGYILDGNHQPLIDFDKQGHAFDMAIPTPEHYLPMIYALALQEKNEDLMIFNDAAVAGALTMTSFKIG, from the coding sequence TTGCCATTGGCAGGAGCTGCCGTTAAACTGAAATCATTAAATAAATTTATTGATGGTTTGAATAATACGAGCAATATGCCGGTTTTATTCCTTGGGCATGGAAGTCCTATGAATGCCATCGAGGATAACGAATTTGTACAGGGATTTAAGAACATAAGTAAGGAAATTGAAAAACCTACGGCAATATTGGTTATTTCAGCTCATTGGGAAACCAAAGGTACCTTTGTTACAGCTATGGAAAATCCGGTTACCATCCATGACTTTGGAGGGTTTCCACAAGAACTATTTGATGTTCAATATCCAGCACCAGGATCTTCAGAATTAGCGGCTGCTGTCCAGGATATCGTTACGAGCAAAGATGTTCATTTGGATGACAAGTGGGGTTTAGATCATGGCTCATGGTCTGTTGTGAAACATTTGTATCCTCATGCAGATGTTCCCATTATCCAAATGAGTATTGATTATAGCATGCCTGCTTCACATCATTATGCTTTGGCCAAGGAATTAGCAGCATTGCGTAAAAAAGGAGTTTTGATCATTGGTTCTGGTAATAATGTCCACAACTTAAGAATGGTGTCATGGAAACATTTGAATACTGTAGGCTATGCATTTGATTGGGCTCAGGAAGCAAACGAAAAAATGAAAGGTTATATTTTGGATGGTAATCACCAACCTTTAATAGATTTCGATAAACAAGGTCATGCCTTTGATATGGCGATTCCTACCCCAGAGCATTATTTACCCATGATATATGCATTGGCTTTACAAGAAAAAAACGAAGATTTGATGATTTTCAATGATGCAGCAGTAGCTGGTGCATTAACGATGACATCATTTAAAATCGGATAA
- a CDS encoding family 43 glycosylhydrolase yields the protein MKNILFSLTTIGLLFTSNCEAQQNPVFKGWYADPEAIIYNNEYWIFPTYSAPYEQQTHFDAFSSKDLVNWKKHPSIIDNKEVKWAEKAMWAPSVIEKGGKYYFFFAANDVHEGEIGGIGVAVADRPEGPYKDLLGKPLINDIVHGAQPIDQYVFRDKDGQHYMFYGGWGHCNVVKLADDFKSLVPF from the coding sequence ATGAAAAACATATTATTTTCTCTCACGACTATCGGCTTGTTGTTCACCAGTAATTGTGAGGCTCAACAGAATCCTGTATTCAAAGGATGGTACGCTGATCCTGAAGCTATAATTTATAATAATGAATATTGGATTTTCCCAACATATTCAGCTCCTTATGAGCAACAGACTCATTTTGATGCCTTTTCATCAAAAGATTTGGTAAACTGGAAGAAACATCCAAGTATTATTGACAATAAGGAAGTGAAATGGGCTGAAAAAGCAATGTGGGCACCAAGTGTAATTGAAAAAGGTGGAAAATATTATTTCTTTTTTGCAGCCAATGATGTTCACGAAGGTGAAATAGGCGGTATTGGTGTAGCTGTTGCTGATAGACCAGAAGGACCATACAAGGATTTATTGGGAAAACCCCTGATAAATGATATCGTACATGGAGCTCAACCCATAGACCAGTATGTATTTAGAGACAAGGATGGTCAGCATTATATGTTTTATGGCGGCTGGGGTCATTGTAATGTGGTGAAATTAGCTGATGATTTTAAAAGCTTAGTACCATTTTGA
- a CDS encoding ferredoxin--NADP reductase, giving the protein MKNLFEGGIFRTMFTFRISEIIQQPNHNISIRFKDESGNFPAYKAGQFLTLAFEFGDREVRRSYSFSSSPFIDEPYEITVKRVDNGEISRLLHHRTEVGAEIQVMDPQGLFTYEPSENNTNTIFLFGAGVGVTPLYSILKSALVAESNSKVVLVYSNSSKEQTIFYEELLKWQEKYPDRLHIEFIWSNTKNLMKARLNREYIIDLVKAQLNGSTDAVFYTCGPLFYMDLVRFTLLGMGFPEDTIKRETFHFPEEEEDDDEKEEEPVDMTSYDIVLKFQGNEYPLTIPYNKTVLDVGLEHKLKLPYSCKSGMCSTCISQVTKGAVRMDYNEVLTDREVDNGRCLICTSHPLENGTTIEVF; this is encoded by the coding sequence TTGAAAAATCTCTTTGAAGGTGGTATCTTTAGAACCATGTTTACATTCAGGATATCCGAGATTATTCAACAACCTAATCATAATATTTCCATTCGCTTTAAGGATGAATCTGGAAATTTTCCAGCCTATAAGGCTGGTCAGTTTCTGACCTTGGCTTTTGAGTTTGGTGATCGTGAAGTGAGACGGTCGTACTCGTTTTCGAGTTCACCATTTATTGATGAACCATATGAGATTACAGTAAAAAGAGTGGACAATGGTGAAATCTCGAGATTACTCCACCACAGAACTGAGGTAGGAGCAGAAATTCAAGTAATGGATCCACAAGGACTTTTTACTTACGAACCATCGGAGAACAATACAAATACAATATTTTTATTTGGCGCTGGAGTCGGTGTAACACCTCTCTATTCTATTTTGAAATCGGCGTTGGTTGCTGAAAGCAATAGTAAAGTTGTTTTGGTCTATAGTAATAGTTCTAAAGAACAGACAATTTTCTATGAGGAGCTATTAAAGTGGCAAGAGAAATATCCAGATAGGTTACATATTGAGTTTATTTGGTCAAATACCAAAAATCTTATGAAAGCAAGATTGAATAGGGAGTATATCATCGATCTTGTGAAAGCGCAATTGAATGGTTCTACGGATGCTGTTTTTTATACCTGTGGGCCTTTGTTCTATATGGACTTGGTGCGGTTTACCTTGTTGGGTATGGGCTTTCCGGAAGATACTATCAAAAGAGAAACCTTCCATTTTCCAGAAGAGGAAGAAGACGACGATGAAAAGGAAGAGGAACCTGTAGACATGACCAGCTATGATATTGTATTGAAATTCCAAGGCAATGAATATCCGCTAACCATTCCATATAATAAAACGGTATTGGATGTAGGCTTAGAACATAAATTGAAACTTCCATATTCTTGTAAATCAGGAATGTGTAGTACTTGTATTTCGCAAGTTACCAAAGGTGCCGTGCGAATGGATTATAACGAAGTTTTGACAGATAGGGAAGTAGATAATGGTAGATGTTTGATTTGTACATCACATCCGCTTGAAAATGGGACAACTATAGAAGTATTTTAG
- a CDS encoding PNGase F N-terminal domain-containing protein, whose amino-acid sequence MIRVLICLLILCLGNSSFAQETYKITYHYFRDGAMIKQDPIVVFATRGKSIVTRESQVSGQPRYPLEVSSYDYTKDLVYRISYLSDSKMISTVDSNTLKKYQYEDEGQGKEILKHKSKKAVTSVNSNKIELLYTNDLKVNAAPNDLGQTLGLVLEYRRNGNSGLVAASIEKLKSWPKDLPQINESNLLDELSYRDVLWKSKFIQIPIFQDAQICFQPGIKSDSILRFAEGTVIMKKVKVPSVENGAQAFIQLVEKSNGDAYDRTGSVFLIAEDQKTTFLDGMKNGMETLPAYIDSAGTKYPGMVRTDGFSPVLELMRFFTPFGVSHFNDRLNLKGKTWQDSVIYRQDVSEFLSVMAGKEIYIGTYIGNYDKGGHKVSLELTIHPGGSNYADGMKILPLFNTTNIMEMGGQTYPTMFAFEKGLELKFNVPNDIKGAKLRYITTGHGGWGNGDEFVPKPNRIFLDGTLKTQFTPWRLDCGSYRLYNPVSGNFDDGLSSSDLSRSNWCPGTITNPVFIELGDLAAGEHTIRIQIPQGPKEGESSSFWNVSGALVYQ is encoded by the coding sequence ATGATCAGAGTTTTAATTTGTTTATTGATTTTATGCTTGGGCAATTCAAGTTTTGCACAAGAAACATATAAGATCACTTACCATTATTTCAGAGATGGTGCAATGATCAAGCAAGACCCTATAGTGGTGTTTGCAACACGAGGTAAATCCATTGTAACTCGTGAAAGTCAAGTTTCAGGTCAACCAAGATATCCCTTAGAAGTCTCTAGTTATGATTATACGAAGGACCTGGTTTATAGAATTTCTTATTTGTCTGATTCCAAGATGATCAGCACAGTTGACAGTAATACTTTAAAAAAGTATCAGTATGAAGATGAAGGTCAAGGAAAAGAGATTCTGAAACACAAATCTAAGAAGGCAGTGACTTCGGTTAATTCTAACAAGATTGAATTATTATATACGAATGACTTGAAGGTCAATGCTGCTCCAAATGATCTTGGTCAAACTTTGGGGTTGGTTTTAGAGTATCGCCGAAATGGCAATTCTGGCTTAGTCGCCGCTTCAATTGAAAAGTTAAAATCATGGCCAAAGGATCTTCCTCAAATTAATGAGAGTAACCTTTTGGATGAGTTAAGTTATCGAGATGTTTTATGGAAGAGCAAATTTATTCAGATTCCTATTTTTCAGGATGCACAGATTTGTTTCCAACCGGGTATTAAGTCAGATTCTATTCTGCGATTTGCTGAAGGAACCGTCATCATGAAAAAGGTAAAAGTTCCTTCGGTTGAGAATGGAGCTCAAGCATTTATTCAGCTGGTTGAAAAATCTAATGGAGATGCTTATGATAGGACAGGTTCTGTTTTTCTAATAGCCGAGGATCAAAAGACTACATTTTTAGATGGCATGAAAAACGGTATGGAAACTTTGCCTGCTTATATAGATTCTGCAGGTACAAAATATCCTGGAATGGTACGGACAGATGGTTTTTCGCCGGTTTTGGAACTAATGAGATTTTTTACGCCTTTTGGAGTTTCACATTTCAATGATAGGCTGAATTTAAAAGGGAAAACTTGGCAAGATAGCGTGATTTATAGACAAGATGTGTCTGAGTTTTTATCGGTTATGGCTGGTAAAGAAATCTACATAGGTACATACATAGGGAACTATGACAAAGGTGGGCATAAAGTAAGTTTAGAGTTAACCATACATCCCGGAGGTTCGAATTATGCAGATGGCATGAAAATCCTTCCACTTTTCAATACTACAAATATTATGGAAATGGGAGGTCAGACTTATCCAACAATGTTTGCATTTGAGAAAGGATTGGAACTGAAATTCAATGTGCCAAATGATATAAAAGGAGCTAAATTACGATATATCACTACTGGACATGGAGGTTGGGGCAATGGAGATGAGTTTGTTCCAAAACCTAACCGCATATTTCTGGATGGTACTTTAAAAACGCAATTTACTCCTTGGAGGCTGGATTGTGGAAGCTATAGGTTGTACAATCCTGTAAGCGGGAATTTTGACGATGGTTTATCTTCTTCAGACTTGAGCCGTTCGAATTGGTGCCCGGGAACCATTACAAACCCAGTTTTTATAGAATTGGGAGATTTGGCCGCTGGAGAGCATACCATTCGAATTCAAATTCCTCAGGGACCTAAAGAAGGAGAGAGCAGCAGTTTCTGGAATGTCAGTGGCGCACTGGTCTATCAATAA
- a CDS encoding SusC/RagA family TonB-linked outer membrane protein produces the protein MLILTGLRVLQEKQDNYKRFRILGNVSAKINIWDNLNFATRADYDLGNNVQQNFVPSTAGGGLFVAPPQKATGAYNTGNYYSWLNENVLTYNKSINDHNFDALVGYTTQRYMTQGGWLSKTDFPNDDIPWLSAGATVTASGSNTASWTIESLIARLNYDYKGKYLVSAAMRRDGSSRFGADKKWGSFPSVSVGWLVSNEDFLRDHPTISMLKLRASYGLVGNNNIGNYTSIAMMGTTNYVFGGALSQGLSITSLGNTLLSWEKTDQWDIGFDLSLFQNRINLHYDYYHKVTDGMLYPVELPRASGFSAISTNVGAFKFWGHELSVDANIMNRGDFTWNSDFNISFNRNEVVKLGTNDTPIGGYSNQGDFNRTQVGHPIGQFYGYIFDGVYMNQAEFDSQPKHISSKVGTARMKDLNNDGVIDIDDRTFLGDPNPDFIFGFNNTFRYKSWDLGILFTGSVGAKTMAATFENIENLDGVFNMRKEMLQMWRSEEDPGNGQVPRTLTGTTELYRFNNSRWVFDADYLNLKNITIGKTFEFKSDYIRSLRVYGSVQEAFLWTKYPYANPEVSTSGINPLSLGIDQTAYPIPRTYTIGLNVGF, from the coding sequence TTGCTAATCCTAACTGGTTTAAGAGTTTTACAAGAGAAACAAGATAACTATAAAAGATTTAGGATCCTGGGTAATGTATCTGCAAAAATCAATATTTGGGATAATTTAAACTTTGCTACAAGAGCGGATTATGACTTGGGAAATAATGTTCAACAGAACTTCGTGCCATCAACAGCGGGTGGGGGACTTTTCGTAGCTCCACCTCAAAAAGCAACAGGTGCTTATAATACAGGTAACTACTATTCTTGGTTGAATGAAAATGTATTGACATACAACAAATCAATTAATGACCATAATTTCGACGCATTAGTTGGTTATACCACTCAACGTTATATGACGCAAGGTGGATGGTTGAGTAAAACGGATTTTCCTAACGATGATATTCCATGGTTGTCTGCTGGTGCAACAGTAACTGCTTCTGGAAGTAACACGGCTTCTTGGACCATCGAATCCTTGATCGCCAGATTAAATTATGATTACAAAGGAAAATATTTAGTATCAGCAGCGATGCGTCGTGATGGTTCTTCCCGATTTGGTGCTGATAAAAAATGGGGTTCATTTCCTTCAGTCTCTGTGGGCTGGTTAGTGTCCAATGAAGACTTCTTGAGGGATCATCCTACGATTTCTATGTTGAAATTAAGAGCTAGTTATGGTCTGGTAGGAAACAACAACATTGGTAACTACACTTCTATAGCTATGATGGGTACGACAAACTATGTGTTTGGAGGAGCCCTAAGTCAAGGTCTTTCAATCACATCTTTAGGTAATACCTTATTAAGTTGGGAGAAAACTGATCAATGGGATATTGGTTTTGACTTGTCTTTATTCCAAAACCGAATAAATCTACATTATGACTATTACCACAAGGTAACAGATGGTATGTTGTATCCTGTCGAGTTACCAAGAGCTTCAGGCTTCTCTGCAATTTCAACAAACGTTGGTGCATTCAAATTCTGGGGGCATGAATTGTCAGTTGATGCTAATATCATGAATAGAGGTGACTTTACATGGAACTCAGATTTCAATATTTCTTTCAATAGAAATGAAGTAGTGAAATTAGGTACTAATGATACTCCAATTGGTGGTTACAGTAACCAAGGTGATTTTAACCGTACGCAGGTTGGTCACCCTATTGGTCAATTCTACGGATATATTTTTGATGGGGTTTACATGAACCAGGCGGAATTCGACTCTCAGCCAAAACATATTTCTTCAAAAGTTGGAACTGCAAGAATGAAAGATTTGAATAACGATGGTGTTATTGATATCGACGATAGGACTTTCTTGGGAGATCCTAATCCAGATTTCATTTTTGGTTTTAATAATACTTTCCGTTATAAAAGCTGGGATTTAGGTATTCTTTTTACAGGGTCAGTTGGTGCAAAAACAATGGCAGCGACATTCGAAAATATCGAAAATCTAGATGGGGTGTTCAATATGCGTAAAGAAATGTTGCAAATGTGGAGATCTGAGGAAGATCCAGGAAATGGGCAAGTACCAAGAACTTTAACAGGTACCACTGAATTGTATAGATTTAATAATTCGCGTTGGGTATTTGATGCAGATTACCTAAACCTTAAGAACATTACCATCGGTAAAACATTCGAATTCAAATCAGATTACATCAGATCTCTCAGGGTTTACGGAAGTGTACAAGAAGCATTTTTGTGGACTAAATATCCTTATGCTAACCCTGAAGTAAGTACAAGTGGTATTAATCCATTGTCTTTGGGTATTGATCAAACTGCTTACCCTATTCCTAGAACATATACTATTGGATTAAATGTTGGATTTTAA
- a CDS encoding helix-turn-helix transcriptional regulator, giving the protein MNELFKIYKVDNREAEYIQSQANDPHHHEFEELIIGIKGRIDHFIDFKSETYVAPFASFVSRGKIHRVVPLLENGDCDFWVLRFKNEFIPETTFNLYAYFHDHANLQFEHGRCFERINLLCSMIQEEMTQAKPELAVVRELLTTLFAMIESERQKQFPDYQNLYKNQDITFKNFLNILEENYKRPEGVNYYAEKLFMSARNLNSITQSILQQTVSEIIETRKLIEAKNLLISTNKTISEIGFELGYSDKAYFTSVFKKKSGQTPTEFREEMGKLIS; this is encoded by the coding sequence ATGAATGAATTATTCAAAATATACAAAGTAGACAATAGAGAGGCAGAATATATTCAATCTCAGGCCAATGATCCACATCATCATGAGTTTGAGGAATTGATTATTGGCATCAAAGGCAGGATTGATCATTTCATAGATTTTAAAAGTGAAACCTATGTGGCTCCATTTGCAAGTTTTGTGAGTCGGGGAAAAATTCACCGCGTAGTACCCCTACTCGAAAATGGCGATTGCGACTTTTGGGTTTTAAGGTTTAAGAATGAATTTATTCCGGAAACAACATTTAATCTTTATGCATATTTCCACGACCATGCCAACCTTCAATTCGAGCATGGCCGTTGCTTTGAGAGAATAAACTTACTATGCAGTATGATCCAAGAGGAAATGACGCAGGCAAAACCTGAGTTGGCGGTTGTGAGAGAACTATTAACAACATTATTTGCCATGATAGAATCTGAAAGGCAAAAACAATTCCCAGACTATCAAAACCTCTATAAAAATCAGGATATCACCTTTAAGAACTTTTTGAATATTCTTGAAGAGAATTACAAGCGTCCGGAAGGTGTAAATTATTATGCTGAAAAATTGTTTATGAGCGCCAGAAATTTAAACAGCATCACGCAAAGCATCTTGCAACAAACAGTTTCCGAAATTATTGAAACAAGAAAACTTATAGAAGCAAAGAATTTGTTGATTAGCACCAATAAAACTATATCCGAGATAGGCTTTGAACTTGGTTATTCTGACAAGGCATACTTCACAAGTGTTTTCAAAAAGAAATCTGGCCAAACCCCAACAGAGTTTAGGGAGGAAATGGGAAAACTCATTTCCTAA